GATCAGTGGCGGTGCGGCAATGAAGAGCACAATCAATGACTGCACCACGGCCACGATGTCAATGGAGACGTTGGCGTTGATCGCCATGGATGTGCCGCCTGCCTTGAAGGCGCCGAAGAGAATCGCCGCAAAGAACGTCCCCCACGGTTTGGAACGTCCCAGCAAGGCAACGGTGATGGCGTCAAAGCCGATGCTGCCGGCAATGTCGGCATCGAGAATCTTCTCGGTACCGGCCAACTGTGTGACACCAGCCAATCCCGCCAACGCACCGGAAATCAGCATGACGGTGATGTAGCCGCGGGATACCAACATTCCGGCGGTTCGTGCAGCCCGGGGGTTGGCACCAATGGCACGGTATTCAAAGCCCAGGGTGGACCTGTTCAGTAACCAAGACACCAAGATTACGGCCAGCACGGCCACGATCAGGCCTGCATGGAGGCGGTAGTTGGGTCCAAGAAGCAGCGGGAACATGGCCGTTTCATGCATGCGCGGGCTGATGGGGTTGCTGCTACTGGGGTCCCGCAGTTGGTTCTTCAGCAGGTACAGCGCCAACGACACGGCGATGTAGTTGAGCATGATGGTCACGATCACCTCGTGAGCACCGGTCTTGGCCTTCAGGAAACCAGCGATTCCGCCCCACAGCGCACCACCAATGGCGCCGGCCAGTACGACGGCCAGCAGGTGGATGCCCGGCGGGAGTTCAATCATGAAACCTACGACGCCGGCAAAGATGGCACCGAGGATGA
The Arthrobacter alpinus genome window above contains:
- a CDS encoding ABC transporter permease subunit, which encodes MSGTDKNVPAEETPGTPGAPGTPGAPNIPGATGTPGATSAPGTVTATSAPGNAAKPGKPEQESSASQVVREIMSGGAMISVLAVVVALVIGGILIAVTDTRVTTALGYFFGDPMATLKAIWASISEAYGALWRGATYDPGARTWQGRLGIFETLTFATPLILSGLSVTLAFRVGLFNIGAKGQIILGAIFAGVVGFMIELPPGIHLLAVVLAGAIGGALWGGIAGFLKAKTGAHEVIVTIMLNYIAVSLALYLLKNQLRDPSSSNPISPRMHETAMFPLLLGPNYRLHAGLIVAVLAVILVSWLLNRSTLGFEYRAIGANPRAARTAGMLVSRGYITVMLISGALAGLAGVTQLAGTEKILDADIAGSIGFDAITVALLGRSKPWGTFFAAILFGAFKAGGTSMAINANVSIDIVAVVQSLIVLFIAAPPLIRSIFRIKEARSEGVSA